From the Caviibacter abscessus genome, one window contains:
- a CDS encoding ribonuclease HII, which translates to MLEYKDNIGVDEAGRGPLLGCVVACCVYINKIDNEIFEMINDSKKLSESKRDFIYDKLKASDNISYGIGMASENEIDKINILNATFLAMNRALDNLYSKNKAIQGKLVIVDGNKLIKGYNGAQEYLVKGDSKNLSIALASIIAKVTRDKIMYEYDKIYPNYNIANHKGYGTKKHYEAIEKYGILPIHRKTFLKKFLNKD; encoded by the coding sequence ATGCTGGAATATAAAGATAATATTGGAGTAGATGAGGCAGGAAGAGGGCCTCTTCTAGGTTGCGTTGTTGCTTGTTGTGTATATATAAATAAGATTGACAATGAAATTTTTGAAATGATAAATGATTCAAAAAAATTAAGTGAAAGTAAAAGAGATTTTATTTATGATAAATTAAAAGCTTCTGACAATATTTCATATGGCATAGGAATGGCAAGTGAAAATGAAATTGACAAAATAAATATACTAAATGCAACTTTTTTAGCTATGAATAGAGCTTTAGATAATCTTTATAGTAAAAATAAGGCTATTCAAGGTAAGTTAGTAATAGTTGATGGAAATAAATTAATAAAGGGATATAATGGAGCACAAGAATATCTTGTTAAGGGAGATAGCAAAAATTTAAGTATAGCTCTTGCATCAATAATTGCTAAAGTTACAAGAGATAAGATTATGTATGAATATGATAAAATATATCCTAATTACAATATAGCAAATCATAAAGGATATGGAACAAAAAAACATTACGAAGCAATAGAAAAATATGGAATATTACCAATACACAGGAAAACTTTTTTAAAGAAATTTTTAAATAAGGACTGA
- a CDS encoding ABC transporter permease, which translates to MKNQKDLRNLYYLPLTIWMTVFFAIPTSIIVYFSFLKKGPFGGIAGYTKYSLKAYKELITPELLKIVLKTFNISLIITALVIFLSIPTAYFISRSKYKNLWLLMIVIPFWTNFLVRIFALIGLIGNNGIINKMFIKIFNLSAPLPLLYNRVAVIIVSVYIFMPYAILPLYTAIEKFDFSLIDAARDLGASKYQALYKVFLPGIKGGIITAVILTFIPAIGSYAVPDLVGGTDGIMLGNVIASKMFVLRDWPSASAMSTLFIIITVIGVLISVKEQDGE; encoded by the coding sequence TTGAAAAACCAGAAAGATTTAAGAAATCTATATTATTTACCTCTTACCATATGGATGACTGTGTTTTTTGCAATTCCAACATCTATAATTGTATATTTTAGTTTTTTAAAAAAGGGGCCTTTTGGTGGAATAGCAGGATATACTAAATATTCATTAAAGGCATATAAAGAATTGATAACACCGGAACTTTTAAAAATTGTTTTAAAAACCTTTAATATATCACTTATTATTACAGCTTTAGTAATATTTTTATCAATACCTACGGCTTATTTTATATCAAGATCAAAATATAAAAACTTATGGCTACTTATGATAGTAATACCATTTTGGACTAATTTTTTAGTTAGGATATTTGCACTTATCGGTTTAATAGGTAATAACGGAATAATAAATAAAATGTTTATAAAAATTTTTAATTTATCAGCACCGTTACCATTACTATATAATAGAGTTGCTGTAATTATAGTGAGTGTATATATATTTATGCCTTATGCAATATTACCTTTATATACAGCAATTGAAAAATTTGATTTTTCATTAATAGATGCTGCAAGGGATTTGGGAGCAAGTAAATATCAAGCTTTATATAAAGTGTTTTTACCCGGTATAAAAGGTGGAATTATAACAGCAGTTATATTAACATTTATACCTGCAATAGGTTCTTATGCTGTTCCTGATTTAGTTGGAGGAACAGACGGAATAATGCTTGGAAATGTAATAGCATCTAAAATGTTTGTACTTCGTGATTGGCCGTCAGCATCAGCTATGTCAACACTGTTTATAATTATAACAGTAATTGGAGTGCTTATAAGTGTTAAAGAACAGGACGGTGAGTAA
- the udk gene encoding uridine kinase, with protein MRERIILGIAGGTGSGKTSVAALIVEDLKKWGCKVVLLEQDAYYKDNKHLSFEQRTKLNYDHPDAIDFDLLISHVKALKEGNSIRKPIYSFKEHLRLPDTEIVNSQQIIIIEGILILAIEKLRELLDMKVFVDTDDDERLLRRIERDMNERGRSFKNIKEQYINTVKPMHLEFVEPSKRYADVIIPRGKTNKVGIKMVTSRIKYLTNKK; from the coding sequence ATGAGGGAAAGAATTATACTTGGTATAGCAGGAGGAACTGGATCTGGTAAGACTAGTGTTGCAGCATTAATTGTAGAAGATTTGAAAAAGTGGGGTTGTAAAGTTGTTTTACTTGAACAAGATGCGTATTACAAAGACAACAAACATTTATCTTTTGAACAAAGAACAAAATTAAATTATGACCACCCTGATGCAATTGATTTTGATCTACTAATATCACATGTGAAAGCACTAAAAGAGGGTAATAGTATAAGAAAACCCATCTATAGTTTTAAAGAGCATTTAAGACTTCCTGATACTGAAATAGTTAATTCACAGCAAATTATCATTATTGAAGGAATATTAATACTTGCAATTGAAAAATTAAGAGAATTATTAGACATGAAAGTTTTTGTTGACACTGACGATGATGAAAGATTATTAAGAAGAATTGAACGTGACATGAATGAACGTGGAAGAAGTTTTAAAAATATCAAAGAGCAATATATTAATACAGTAAAACCCATGCACTTGGAATTTGTTGAACCTTCAAAAAGATATGCAGATGTAATAATACCTCGTGGTAAAACTAATAAAGTAGGAATTAAAATGGTTACAAGTCGTATCAAATATTTAACTAATAAGAAATAG
- a CDS encoding RluA family pseudouridine synthase has translation MKIIINENNVNQRVDKVLSQVLEVSRNKIANSKILCNGKPVKLSYKVMKDDEIEVELENNFEEISLEPENIKLDIVYEDEYLVVINKPYNLVVHPSDSTKNKTLVNALLYHFSNLSDKYENRNGIVHRLDKDTSGLIIIAKTNEVHDKLELMFKEHLINKTYIAILRGKYTKIDENISSYIGRDKKDRKKISENTNNPKLAMSIFSSISYNEKYSLVKVKLLTGRTHQIRVHSKKINHCIVGDHIYGKVDKINRQQLHSYMLEFTHPITNENMKIIADIPSDMKENIKKMGLEIDYAGI, from the coding sequence ATGAAAATAATTATTAATGAAAATAATGTAAATCAAAGAGTTGATAAAGTTTTATCTCAAGTACTTGAAGTATCAAGAAATAAAATAGCAAATTCAAAAATTTTATGTAATGGGAAACCAGTTAAATTATCATACAAAGTTATGAAAGATGATGAAATAGAAGTTGAGCTGGAAAATAATTTTGAAGAAATAAGCTTAGAGCCTGAAAATATTAAACTTGATATAGTTTATGAAGATGAGTATTTAGTAGTTATAAATAAACCATATAATTTAGTTGTACACCCAAGTGATAGTACAAAAAATAAGACGTTGGTAAATGCTCTTTTATATCATTTTTCAAATTTATCAGATAAATATGAAAATAGAAACGGTATAGTACATAGACTTGATAAAGATACAAGTGGTCTTATCATTATAGCAAAAACTAATGAAGTGCATGATAAATTGGAGTTGATGTTTAAAGAGCATTTAATAAATAAAACGTATATAGCTATACTTCGTGGTAAATATACTAAGATAGATGAGAATATAAGTTCATATATAGGAAGGGATAAAAAAGACAGAAAAAAAATAAGTGAAAATACAAATAATCCTAAACTTGCCATGAGTATTTTTTCTTCTATAAGTTATAATGAAAAGTATTCACTTGTAAAAGTTAAACTTTTAACTGGAAGAACGCATCAAATAAGAGTACATAGTAAAAAAATTAATCATTGTATAGTAGGTGATCACATATATGGTAAAGTTGACAAAATTAACAGACAACAGCTTCACTCATATATGTTGGAATTTACACATCCTATTACAAATGAGAATATGAAAATAATAGCTGATATACCTTCTGATATGAAAGAAAATATTAAAAAGATGGGACTTGAAATAGATTATGCTGGAATATAA
- a CDS encoding ABC transporter permease, translated as MLFFYLPIVMLIVLSFNSSKSYTWSSFSLKWYKQLFFNSPKLWLTFWRSILIAISSSFISVIIATLGSIGIKWYNFKIKKYVKSLSYIPLVLPDLIIGVSLLNFFNMYRSIPLGMLTVFIAHTTFNIPFSIFIIMSRLDEFDFSIVEAARDLGATEFQALIRVIIPSMKPGIISAFLMSLTLSLDDYVITSFVTGPNSDTLPIQIYSMLKFGVTPVINALSTILILGTLILAVSSRKLQRYMLK; from the coding sequence ATGCTATTTTTTTACTTACCTATAGTAATGCTTATAGTACTTTCATTTAATAGTAGTAAGTCATATACATGGAGTTCATTTTCATTAAAATGGTATAAACAATTATTTTTTAATTCTCCTAAGCTGTGGCTTACATTTTGGAGAAGTATATTAATAGCTATAAGTTCATCATTTATATCTGTAATAATTGCAACTTTGGGGTCAATAGGAATAAAATGGTATAATTTTAAAATAAAAAAATATGTTAAAAGTTTATCATATATACCGCTTGTTTTGCCGGATTTAATTATAGGGGTATCTTTGCTTAATTTTTTTAATATGTATAGATCTATACCTCTTGGTATGCTTACTGTATTTATAGCACATACAACATTTAATATACCATTTTCAATTTTTATAATTATGTCAAGATTAGATGAATTTGATTTTTCAATAGTTGAGGCTGCAAGAGATTTAGGAGCAACTGAGTTTCAAGCACTTATAAGAGTAATTATTCCGTCAATGAAACCTGGAATTATATCTGCATTTTTAATGTCATTAACATTATCATTAGATGATTATGTAATTACAAGTTTTGTTACAGGACCAAATTCAGATACATTGCCTATACAAATATATTCAATGTTAAAATTTGGAGTTACGCCTGTAATTAATGCGTTATCAACTATACTAATACTTGGAACATTAATACTTGCAGTATCAAGTCGTAAATTACAAAGATATATGCTTAAATAA
- a CDS encoding M18 family aminopeptidase: MTKDSLKELEVKGFAREIIEFIDDSPCAYHVVKNCSQIFEENGFERLEPNKKWELKQGGRYFLKKTNTTIIGFTIANELDIEKGFKIFASHTDSPSLRIKPNSEILTNNMIRLNTEVYGGPLLSTWFDRPMSVAGRVIIKSSDVYKPKTVAVKIDEPIMIIPNLAIHQDRAVNEKGHQINKQNELLPIITLANNYLEKDNYLLKLISKKCNIKFDDILDFDLIMYPIEKGCLVGANEEMISAARLDNLLSVYAGTIGLVESENEAGQINVFVGFDNEEIGSSTKQGADSNYLSSILERIIYSLGYTRADYLRVLNNSFILSADGGHVAHPSHLNKSDITNQCEMNKGIAIKLSVNQKYTSDGFSMAVLKQIVSGTDIKLQYFVNNSNEIGGSTIGPLSARHLDIDSVDLGVPMLSMHSVRELCGINDVFDLKELARVYFDKK; this comes from the coding sequence ATGACAAAAGATAGTTTAAAGGAATTGGAAGTAAAGGGATTTGCAAGAGAAATAATTGAATTTATAGATGATAGTCCTTGTGCATATCACGTTGTAAAAAACTGTAGCCAAATATTTGAAGAAAATGGCTTTGAAAGATTAGAACCAAATAAAAAATGGGAATTAAAACAAGGTGGAAGATATTTTCTTAAAAAGACAAATACAACTATAATAGGCTTTACTATAGCAAATGAATTAGATATAGAAAAGGGTTTTAAAATATTTGCTTCACATACTGATAGTCCAAGCTTAAGAATAAAACCAAATTCAGAAATTTTAACTAATAATATGATAAGACTTAATACTGAAGTTTATGGAGGGCCTCTTTTATCAACTTGGTTTGATAGACCTATGTCTGTTGCAGGTAGAGTAATAATTAAAAGTAGTGATGTGTATAAACCAAAAACAGTTGCAGTTAAAATAGATGAGCCTATAATGATAATTCCTAATTTAGCTATACATCAAGATAGGGCTGTTAATGAAAAAGGACATCAAATAAATAAACAAAATGAACTTTTACCTATAATTACTTTAGCTAATAATTATTTGGAAAAAGATAACTATCTTTTAAAGTTAATATCTAAAAAATGTAATATTAAATTTGATGATATATTAGATTTTGATTTAATTATGTATCCTATTGAAAAAGGATGTTTAGTAGGAGCAAATGAAGAAATGATTTCAGCAGCAAGACTTGATAATCTATTATCAGTTTATGCTGGTACAATAGGACTGGTTGAATCTGAAAATGAAGCAGGACAAATAAATGTATTTGTAGGTTTTGATAATGAAGAAATAGGAAGTTCAACAAAACAAGGAGCAGATTCAAATTATTTATCAAGCATACTAGAGAGAATAATTTATTCTTTAGGGTATACAAGAGCTGATTATTTAAGAGTATTAAATAATTCATTTATTTTATCAGCTGATGGTGGACATGTAGCTCACCCATCACATCTTAATAAATCAGATATAACAAATCAATGTGAAATGAATAAAGGTATAGCAATAAAGCTAAGTGTAAATCAAAAATATACATCTGATGGTTTTTCTATGGCAGTATTAAAACAAATAGTAAGTGGAACAGATATCAAGTTACAGTATTTTGTAAATAATTCTAATGAAATTGGTGGTTCAACTATAGGACCTTTATCTGCAAGACATTTAGATATTGATTCTGTTGACTTAGGTGTACCTATGCTTTCAATGCATTCAGTAAGAGAACTTTGTGGTATTAATGATGTATTTGATTTAAAAGAATTAGCAAGAGTATATTTTGACAAAAAATAA
- a CDS encoding zinc ribbon domain-containing protein, which translates to MITSRCIKCSNKEHYLKSIYMSTKEIESESKLINLLSLNNELFYLKVCAQCGYTEIYSAKLVDKNSKKTTKKT; encoded by the coding sequence ATGATAACTTCGCGTTGTATAAAGTGTTCCAATAAAGAACACTATTTAAAAAGTATATACATGTCTACGAAAGAGATAGAAAGTGAAAGTAAATTAATTAATTTATTATCACTTAATAATGAGCTTTTTTATTTAAAAGTATGTGCTCAATGCGGATATACGGAAATTTATTCTGCTAAATTAGTTGATAAAAATTCCAAAAAAACAACTAAGAAAACGTAA
- a CDS encoding HAD family hydrolase: protein MNADVVLFDLDGTLANTIPAIAYAFNEVLKEFSYDTYDVTEYKNFVGGGFYNLFDRINKLQNIKEDKEFFVSKVRKVYAQNMLKDIKLYNGIDKLLDTLVENKVKIGIVTNKDHNLALEHTKTILSKWNFDFVIGASEQGLYPTKPNSYGINLVISKGYTKEKIVFIGDMSVDYMTAQNAGVRYIHCTWGYDNKNHYKEYEVSDVDEIIKRLHD, encoded by the coding sequence ATGAATGCAGATGTAGTCTTGTTTGATTTAGATGGAACATTAGCTAATACTATACCTGCAATAGCATATGCGTTTAATGAAGTTTTAAAAGAATTTTCATATGATACATATGATGTAACGGAATATAAAAATTTTGTTGGCGGTGGGTTTTATAATCTCTTTGATAGAATAAACAAGTTACAAAATATTAAAGAGGATAAAGAATTTTTTGTATCAAAAGTGAGAAAAGTTTATGCCCAAAATATGTTAAAAGATATAAAACTATATAATGGGATTGATAAATTATTAGATACTTTAGTTGAAAATAAAGTTAAAATAGGAATAGTTACAAATAAAGATCATAATTTAGCTTTAGAACATACAAAAACAATATTATCTAAATGGAATTTTGATTTTGTGATTGGAGCAAGTGAACAAGGGCTTTATCCTACAAAACCTAACTCTTATGGTATAAATTTAGTAATATCTAAAGGATATACAAAAGAAAAAATTGTATTTATAGGAGATATGTCTGTAGATTATATGACAGCTCAAAATGCAGGAGTTAGATATATACATTGTACTTGGGGATATGATAATAAAAATCATTATAAAGAATATGAAGTTTCAGATGTAGATGAAATAATTAAGAGGTTACATGATTAA
- a CDS encoding ABC transporter ATP-binding protein, whose protein sequence is MEKDLEIIGVSKSFEDGDKILKNVNLNIKKGEFFSILGPSGCGKTTLLRMIAGFISPDEGEIKVNGQRIDILPPNKRNVNTVFQNYALFPNMTVFDNIAFSLKLKKLPKDEIEKEVDKYLDLVGLKKFKNKFPQGLSGGQKQRVSIARALISKPEVLLLDEPLSALDAKLRQRLLIDLDTIHDEVGITFVFVTHDQEEALSVSDRIAVMNNGDILQVGTPNEIYETPANGFVADFIGATNFITGEIKEVFDNYALAFSNEIGEFKVELDKPVKIGDKVKLTLRPEKIKVDVKPPKENEKYKVLSGVVEEVIYTGFQSKLFIKIEGSNRIIKAFDQHREFLEEDELFEWKEKVYFYWNYEDAYLVEVM, encoded by the coding sequence TTGGAAAAAGACTTGGAGATAATAGGTGTTTCTAAATCGTTTGAAGATGGAGATAAAATTTTAAAAAATGTTAATTTAAATATAAAAAAAGGTGAGTTCTTCTCAATTTTAGGACCATCAGGTTGTGGTAAAACAACATTACTTAGAATGATAGCTGGATTTATTTCTCCAGATGAGGGAGAAATTAAAGTTAATGGTCAAAGAATAGATATTTTGCCACCTAATAAAAGAAATGTAAATACAGTATTTCAAAATTATGCATTGTTTCCGAATATGACTGTATTTGATAATATTGCATTTTCTCTTAAATTAAAGAAATTGCCAAAAGATGAAATAGAAAAAGAAGTAGATAAATATTTAGACTTAGTAGGTCTTAAAAAGTTTAAAAATAAATTTCCACAAGGATTATCTGGGGGACAAAAACAAAGAGTTTCAATAGCTAGAGCTTTGATAAGCAAACCTGAAGTTTTACTTTTAGATGAACCTTTATCAGCACTTGATGCAAAATTAAGACAAAGACTTTTAATTGATCTTGATACAATTCATGATGAAGTTGGAATTACTTTTGTGTTTGTAACTCATGATCAGGAAGAAGCACTTAGTGTATCGGATAGAATAGCAGTTATGAATAATGGAGATATATTACAGGTTGGAACACCAAATGAAATTTATGAAACACCTGCAAATGGATTTGTTGCAGATTTTATTGGAGCAACTAATTTTATAACAGGTGAAATAAAAGAAGTATTTGATAATTATGCACTTGCATTTTCAAATGAAATTGGAGAATTTAAAGTAGAACTTGATAAACCTGTTAAAATTGGAGACAAAGTTAAACTTACGTTAAGACCTGAAAAAATAAAGGTAGATGTAAAGCCTCCTAAAGAAAATGAGAAATATAAGGTTTTATCAGGTGTTGTAGAAGAAGTAATATATACAGGATTTCAAAGTAAATTATTTATAAAAATTGAAGGTTCAAATAGAATAATAAAAGCATTTGACCAACATAGAGAATTTTTAGAAGAAGATGAATTGTTTGAATGGAAAGAGAAGGTGTATTTCTATTGGAATTATGAAGACGCATATCTTGTAGAGGTGATGTAA
- a CDS encoding HD domain-containing protein, whose amino-acid sequence MIKYCYRKFCEYYFHKISEKDLQKVSDILSFKEFDIFNNMDSYDKYHSINVYKKLENKDIPAIYLKLALLHDCGKENISFCKRVIHKLGFKTILREHPKLGYNKVKDINLELAVLISKHHDKIDDEYMCLFQDADDRS is encoded by the coding sequence ATGATTAAATACTGTTATAGAAAATTTTGTGAGTATTATTTTCATAAAATAAGTGAAAAAGACTTGCAAAAAGTTTCTGATATTTTAAGTTTTAAAGAATTTGATATATTTAATAATATGGATAGTTATGATAAATACCATTCAATCAATGTGTATAAAAAACTTGAAAATAAAGATATACCAGCTATTTATTTAAAATTGGCTTTGCTTCATGATTGCGGTAAAGAAAACATTTCATTTTGTAAAAGAGTTATTCATAAGTTAGGGTTTAAGACTATATTACGAGAACACCCAAAACTTGGATATAATAAAGTTAAAGATATAAATTTGGAACTTGCAGTATTAATTTCTAAACATCATGATAAAATAGATGATGAATATATGTGCTTATTTCAAGATGCTGATGACAGGAGTTAA
- a CDS encoding PTS sugar transporter subunit IIA, whose protein sequence is MDINEFLTSDRISFTLNSSTKKEIIEEIAKLFLNSDDIVKEGEFNVLLEDLYDRENLSSTGMQDGIAIPHTKSSAINKMAMAVVVSKEGKDFAALDDELSKIFFMIVAPETTKREHLDILAKIAKLSFEEEALQKLINTNDKNEIIEILSKL, encoded by the coding sequence ATGGACATTAATGAATTTTTAACATCGGATAGAATTTCATTTACTTTAAATTCTAGTACAAAAAAAGAAATAATTGAAGAAATAGCAAAACTATTTTTAAATTCTGATGATATAGTAAAAGAAGGAGAATTTAACGTTCTTTTAGAAGATTTATATGACAGAGAAAATCTTTCGTCAACAGGTATGCAAGATGGAATAGCAATACCTCATACCAAATCAAGTGCGATAAATAAAATGGCAATGGCAGTAGTTGTTTCTAAAGAAGGAAAAGATTTTGCAGCTTTAGATGATGAATTATCTAAAATATTTTTTATGATAGTTGCTCCAGAAACAACCAAAAGAGAACATTTAGATATATTGGCTAAAATTGCCAAATTATCTTTTGAAGAAGAAGCTTTACAAAAGCTTATTAATACAAATGACAAAAATGAAATTATAGAAATATTATCTAAATTGTAG
- a CDS encoding carboxypeptidase M32 — MIIVDRIYEYIKKDSALNHAMNLLSFDLETQAPKQAIEGISNTMGVLSQLSYLNFVNPEFKELLYSIDTQKLSDIDKKVVEKLKKNVFEKMSKIPIDEYSKYTALVSKSSYNWEKSKNENDYNIFKPYLKQIIDTNKKFITYRGYKDHPYNVLLDDFETGLTVDIADKFFNLLKEELSPFIIKVLKHKDSKIEEWKEKLNSKTYDIETQKKLCKELAQILGFDFTKGVMSESEHPFTVNMNNKDVRITSHYYEHDILSGIYSVVHETGHAIYEQQIADEYDKTRILAGGSTMGIHEAQSRFYENVIGKQEEFSYLVYELIDKYFGIEITKEQLHLVINSVSASFIRTDADELTYPIHVLIRYEIEREMLSSEIDVDKLPTIWNDMYEKYLGIRPDSDTIGILQDSHWSGGLLGYFPSYAIGSAYASQMYNAMLKKVKVSEAIKQRDFSKINEFLRETIHQYGSAKTPAELIFNCSKEEFNPHYYVDYLKDKFSKLYNIEGE, encoded by the coding sequence ATGATAATAGTGGATAGAATATATGAATATATAAAAAAAGATAGTGCTTTAAATCATGCTATGAATTTACTTAGTTTTGATCTTGAAACACAGGCACCTAAACAAGCTATAGAAGGGATTTCAAATACTATGGGAGTTTTATCACAACTTTCGTATTTAAATTTTGTTAATCCTGAATTTAAGGAATTATTATATTCAATAGATACACAAAAATTATCAGATATTGATAAAAAGGTTGTAGAAAAATTAAAGAAAAATGTTTTTGAAAAAATGAGTAAAATTCCAATTGATGAATATTCAAAATATACAGCATTAGTTTCAAAGTCATCATATAACTGGGAAAAATCTAAAAATGAAAATGATTATAATATATTTAAACCTTATTTAAAACAAATAATAGATACAAATAAGAAATTTATAACTTATAGAGGATATAAAGATCATCCATATAATGTTCTTTTAGATGATTTTGAAACTGGTCTTACAGTAGATATTGCAGATAAATTTTTCAATCTTTTAAAAGAAGAATTATCTCCATTTATAATTAAAGTATTAAAACATAAAGATAGTAAAATAGAAGAATGGAAAGAAAAATTAAACAGTAAAACTTATGATATTGAAACTCAGAAAAAGTTGTGTAAAGAATTGGCTCAAATTTTAGGCTTTGACTTTACAAAAGGTGTAATGAGTGAAAGTGAACATCCTTTTACAGTAAATATGAATAATAAAGATGTAAGAATAACAAGTCATTATTATGAACATGATATCTTGTCTGGTATATATTCAGTAGTACATGAAACAGGACACGCAATATATGAGCAACAAATTGCTGATGAATACGATAAAACAAGAATATTAGCTGGCGGTTCTACTATGGGAATACATGAAGCCCAATCAAGATTTTATGAAAATGTAATAGGTAAACAGGAAGAATTTTCATATTTAGTTTATGAGCTTATAGATAAATATTTTGGAATTGAAATTACAAAAGAACAATTGCATTTAGTAATAAATAGTGTAAGTGCAAGTTTTATTAGAACTGATGCAGATGAGCTTACTTATCCTATACATGTGCTTATAAGATATGAAATAGAACGTGAAATGTTAAGTTCTGAAATTGATGTTGATAAATTACCTACAATATGGAATGATATGTATGAAAAATATTTAGGAATTAGACCAGATAGCGATACTATTGGAATTTTACAAGATTCACATTGGAGCGGAGGGCTTTTAGGATATTTTCCTTCGTATGCAATAGGAAGTGCTTATGCGTCTCAAATGTATAATGCAATGTTAAAAAAAGTAAAAGTATCAGAAGCTATAAAACAAAGAGATTTTAGTAAGATAAATGAATTTTTAAGAGAAACTATACACCAATATGGAAGTGCAAAAACGCCGGCTGAATTAATATTTAATTGTTCTAAGGAAGAATTTAATCCACATTATTATGTAGATTATTTAAAAGACAAATTTTCAAAGTTATATAATATAGAAGGTGAATAA
- a CDS encoding ROK family protein, with product MKKLNLNDYTTLEMIATSETMSRIELSRILDVSPPAVSKIIKKLQGKKLLLTEDEVLKSEGGRPRMAIKINKKFKKIIGVNLALDYIDTTVTNLDGSIIETRRRSYQNNKLQDKLIKIMVDELTANIEKHGEKNIAGIGISVVGIVDYDQGIVKSSKSFKDKNLKIQDYIQDLFNIPVIIDNNVKAMLKAENTFSKKNKIKNAMLVYLKNGIGSSFLINGSILRGAHYAAGEIGHVTTDLSGFAFKSSLENECMDSSIIDKINEKITNEEEHLEYDEPIHEIYKKANEGIEPYKSVITDLGLKVGTILGNILNVSDIGDLILAGEILNTCMTLNEALIAGMNKSISSEILNKTFVRPSRLGTDIEKLGSVSLVMSNLFSGRKLIK from the coding sequence ATGAAAAAACTTAATCTAAATGATTACACTACTCTTGAGATGATAGCAACATCAGAAACTATGAGTAGAATAGAATTATCTCGTATATTAGATGTTTCACCGCCAGCAGTTTCAAAAATAATTAAAAAATTACAAGGTAAAAAATTACTGCTAACAGAAGATGAAGTTTTAAAATCTGAAGGTGGAAGACCTAGAATGGCTATAAAAATAAATAAAAAATTTAAAAAAATAATAGGTGTAAATTTAGCCTTGGATTACATTGACACAACAGTTACAAATCTTGATGGAAGTATTATAGAAACGAGAAGAAGAAGTTATCAAAATAATAAATTACAAGATAAATTAATAAAAATAATGGTTGATGAATTAACAGCAAACATTGAAAAACACGGTGAAAAAAATATAGCAGGTATAGGAATATCTGTTGTTGGAATAGTTGACTATGATCAAGGTATAGTTAAAAGTTCAAAAAGTTTTAAAGATAAAAATTTAAAAATACAAGACTATATACAAGATTTATTTAATATACCTGTAATAATTGATAATAATGTAAAAGCAATGCTTAAAGCTGAAAATACATTTTCTAAGAAAAATAAGATAAAAAATGCAATGTTAGTTTATCTAAAGAATGGTATAGGATCTTCATTTTTAATAAATGGAAGTATATTAAGAGGAGCACATTATGCCGCAGGAGAAATAGGTCATGTTACGACTGATTTAAGTGGATTTGCATTTAAATCATCTCTTGAAAATGAATGTATGGATAGTAGTATCATAGATAAAATAAATGAAAAGATAACAAATGAAGAAGAACATCTTGAATATGATGAACCTATACATGAAATATATAAAAAGGCAAATGAAGGAATAGAACCATATAAAAGTGTTATAACAGATTTAGGGCTTAAAGTTGGAACAATATTAGGTAATATTTTAAATGTTTCTGACATAGGAGATTTAATTTTAGCAGGAGAAATTTTAAATACATGTATGACTTTAAATGAAGCATTAATTGCTGGAATGAATAAGTCGATTTCTAGTGAAATATTAAATAAAACATTTGTAAGACCTTCTAGATTAGGTACTGATATAGAAAAATTAGGTTCAGTTTCACTTGTAATGTCAAATCTGTTTTCAGGGAGAAAACTAATTAAATAG